The following DNA comes from Thermodesulfovibrionales bacterium.
GAGAGAGAGCCGATCCACATAAAATGGAGTTCGATGAGCGACGCAGCGACAATAAAGAGGAGCACTCCCGAAAATATGAGGCCGAGTTTTTTCATGGCGCGGCACCGACACTGAAGAAGGCAGAATCCTTTGTCACCTTGAACTCCTTTTCTGGGACAAAAAAGAGGAGATATCCGATAACAGGCGGAAGCGTCCTCAGCCGCGCTTCCACGGCGACCCTCACAAAGTAAGTCGCCGGGTCAAGCTCCTTCATATGTATCAAGGGTATGTCCTTTAAGGTTAATGCCCAGGCGAGCATCGATTCGAGATCCCTGAATCGCTTCTTGGTGAGCGTTGAACCGTCTGAGGAGGTGGCGACGTACTCTTTTTTGATGGGATCTCCCTTAAGGGTAGTCACGATCTTCTTGCCGGCGATAAATTCATCGGGCCAGACGCGCCATACCCTGTAAATGTCCAGATAGAAGGTTATTTCTTTTCCGACGCCGTTTTTCAGATCGGTAAGATTCTTCTCGTCGAGGGTCAGGCCCGTCGTGACCTGAAGAGAATCGTTGAGCGTCTGTGTCTCCGGCCCAACGATTTCGGCGCCGAAAGCAGCGAGGGGGATAGAGAAGAAAAGATAAATCGACAAAGCCGCGCATATCTTTTTCATACGAGGATGTATTCTCCGGAGACAAGGGTTATTCCATTATATCACAGATGCCGGAATCCCTTGATTCGCGGCGCTCGGCTGCTTCCGAGGAATTTACTTTCATGGTAAGATAGCCTAAAATACAGGAGCCTAAGGAGCGCCGCATGAAAGATAGGGGGAGAAAGGAGCCCCTCCATGCGATTCTGTCCGCGTTCCATGCTCTCCGGGTTTTCAAGCAAGGAGGTGCGTCATGGATTTACGAACAACAGATCTGACGATTCCTGAAGGGTGCAACGTCATCCTCGGGCAGACTCATTTCATTAAGACGGCAGAGGATCTCTACGAGATCATCGCTACTACCGTCCCTCATGGAGAATTCGGAATAGCATTCACGGAGGCGTCTGGTCCTTGTCTCATACGAACCGAGGGTAACAGCGAGGAACTCATAAACGTCTCTGTGAAGAATCTCCAGGAGATAGGAGCCGGACACGTGTTCTGTATCGTTTTGAAAAATGCCTTTCCGATAAATATCCTGAACCCGCTGAAGAACTGTCCGGAAGTCTGTACGATTTACTGCGCAACGGCGAACCCCGTAAAGGTGATTGTTGCCGCGACAGAACAGGGGAATGGAATCATAGGCGTGATTGACGGTTTTCCGCCTAAGGCTGTCGAGACTCCGCAGGACAAGGCAGAGAGGAAGGCGTTCCTGAGGAAGATCGGGTATAAACTATAAAGGGAGGGCAGATGATTCCTGAATTAAAGTACGATGCAAAAGGACTCATCCCGGCGATAATCCAGGACGTCGATAGCGGTGATGTCCTCATGATGGCTTATATGAATGAATCTTCGCTGAAAATGACTGTGGAGACGGGCTTTACGCACTTTTGGTCGCGCTCCCGTCAGAAATACTGGAAGAAGGGGGAGACGTCGGGCTGTCTTCAAGAAGTGCAAGAGATATGCTATGACTGCGATGAGGACACGCTCCTCATTAAGGTGAAGCAGCATGGGGAAGGCGCCTGTCATACAGGCAGCAGGACGTGCTTTTACAGAAAGATAAAGTAGGCGGTCCTGCACGGTCCGTTGCCCTCAAGCCGCAACCGGGCGGGCCTTGGCTTCATGATTATTTCGCCGCGGCCGGGGGGAGGAGATCCGGCAGGAGGTTCGGAGATGAACGATTGTATATTTTGTAAGATCATCGCTGGAAAGATACCGGCGAAAATAGTATACGAGGACGAGGTCGCCTTTTCCTTTGAAGACATAAATCCTCAGGCACCCGTGCATATCCTCGTCATACCGAAAAAACATATCGCGACCGTTCTCGATCTGAACGAGGGAGATCATGAACTTCTCGGCCACTTGTTTGCGGTCGCGAATAACATCGCAAGGGATAAGGGCATTGCAGCGAGGGGATTCAGAATCGTAACGAATTGCAATCCTGAGAGCGGGCAGACGGTCTATCATATCCACTTTCATCTCCTCGGCGGACGCCACATGCATTGGCCCCCGGGGTAAGCAGCTCTGCCGGAAGCGTGTACCGATACCCCTGCGCTCCGGAAAGATCTTTTCTCACGAGATGAGACTCCATGGAGAGGATTCCTGAAGCGATAAAGCACGAGGCAGAGAAACTCGTAAAGGAGCTTAACGAGCACAGCTACCGC
Coding sequences within:
- the hisI gene encoding phosphoribosyl-AMP cyclohydrolase, translating into MIPELKYDAKGLIPAIIQDVDSGDVLMMAYMNESSLKMTVETGFTHFWSRSRQKYWKKGETSGCLQEVQEICYDCDEDTLLIKVKQHGEGACHTGSRTCFYRKIK
- a CDS encoding histidine triad nucleotide-binding protein, which codes for MNDCIFCKIIAGKIPAKIVYEDEVAFSFEDINPQAPVHILVIPKKHIATVLDLNEGDHELLGHLFAVANNIARDKGIAARGFRIVTNCNPESGQTVYHIHFHLLGGRHMHWPPG
- a CDS encoding adenosine-specific kinase; the protein is MDLRTTDLTIPEGCNVILGQTHFIKTAEDLYEIIATTVPHGEFGIAFTEASGPCLIRTEGNSEELINVSVKNLQEIGAGHVFCIVLKNAFPINILNPLKNCPEVCTIYCATANPVKVIVAATEQGNGIIGVIDGFPPKAVETPQDKAERKAFLRKIGYKL
- a CDS encoding DUF4390 domain-containing protein, with the translated sequence MKKICAALSIYLFFSIPLAAFGAEIVGPETQTLNDSLQVTTGLTLDEKNLTDLKNGVGKEITFYLDIYRVWRVWPDEFIAGKKIVTTLKGDPIKKEYVATSSDGSTLTKKRFRDLESMLAWALTLKDIPLIHMKELDPATYFVRVAVEARLRTLPPVIGYLLFFVPEKEFKVTKDSAFFSVGAAP